From a region of the Aeoliella mucimassa genome:
- a CDS encoding HEAT repeat domain-containing protein, with protein sequence MTESMTQSDARVRRSVVESIGKFYKPATLEILKQVVENESNTAIVATAVRGLGKYPADDVQNTLILALDRPSFENKIAMAAIGALGASGDVSLRGKVLAVLQRDRQKFGDRDYGRALQVLAKLWKEADDKQPVRDMLEDALQDPSRKARQGAIEALGELGDRTAVAALRSYADREGEGRNATAAAAAIKKLEDDAPFVPREVQELRKQLGDLTKQQAKLQKELDTLKSKLEARPEESSADVSTTPGL encoded by the coding sequence TTGACCGAAAGCATGACCCAGTCCGACGCCCGCGTGCGTCGATCGGTGGTCGAGAGCATCGGTAAGTTCTATAAGCCGGCCACGCTTGAGATCCTGAAGCAAGTGGTCGAGAACGAGTCGAACACCGCCATCGTGGCGACTGCCGTGCGGGGGCTCGGCAAGTACCCCGCTGACGACGTGCAAAACACCTTGATCCTGGCGCTCGATCGACCGAGCTTCGAGAACAAGATTGCCATGGCAGCCATCGGCGCGCTCGGGGCGTCGGGCGATGTTTCGCTGCGGGGCAAAGTGCTAGCAGTGCTGCAGCGCGACCGCCAGAAGTTCGGCGATCGCGACTACGGTCGGGCGCTGCAGGTGCTGGCCAAGCTGTGGAAGGAAGCCGACGACAAGCAACCGGTTCGCGACATGCTCGAAGACGCCCTGCAAGATCCTTCGCGCAAGGCCCGCCAGGGAGCGATCGAAGCCCTCGGCGAATTGGGCGATCGCACGGCCGTTGCCGCTCTGCGTTCGTACGCCGATCGCGAAGGGGAAGGTCGCAACGCAACCGCTGCGGCCGCGGCGATCAAGAAGCTGGAAGACGATGCCCCCTTCGTCCCGCGGGAAGTGCAGGAACTTCGCAAACAGCTCGGCGATCTCACCAAGCAGCAAGCGAAACTGCAAAAGGAACTCGATACGCTCAAGAGCAAGCTCGAGGCCCGGCCCGAAGAATCGTCGGCCGATGTCTCGACCACTCCTGGTTTATAA